Proteins found in one Streptomyces sp. NBC_00461 genomic segment:
- the dusB gene encoding tRNA dihydrouridine synthase DusB, with product MSHPLSIGPHAVTPPVVLAPMAGITNAPFRTLCREFSGGKGLFVSEMITTRALVERNEKTMQLVHFDATENPRSIQLYGVDPATVGKAVRMIAEEGLADHIDLNFGCPVPKVTRKGGGSALPYKRHLLRAILREAVSGAGDLPVTMKMRKGIDDDHITYLDAGRIAVEEGVTAIALHGRTAAQHYGGTADWDAIARLKEHVPEIPVLGNGDIWSAEDALRMVRETGCDGVVVGRGCLGRPWLFADLVAAFEGRGGGARPSLREVAGVMVRHATLLGEWIGDEAKGVVDFRKHVAWYLKGFAVGSEMRKRLAVTSSLEELRGGLDELDLDQAWPDGADGPRGRTSGNNRVVLPDGWLKDPYDCAGVGEDAELDTSGG from the coding sequence ATGTCCCACCCGCTGTCCATCGGTCCGCACGCCGTCACGCCGCCTGTCGTGCTCGCGCCCATGGCCGGGATCACCAATGCACCCTTCCGCACGCTGTGCAGGGAGTTCAGCGGGGGCAAGGGGCTGTTCGTCAGCGAGATGATCACGACCCGGGCGTTGGTCGAGCGCAACGAGAAGACCATGCAGCTGGTCCACTTCGACGCGACGGAGAATCCGCGCTCGATCCAGCTGTACGGCGTCGACCCGGCGACCGTCGGCAAGGCCGTCCGCATGATCGCGGAGGAGGGCCTCGCCGACCACATCGACCTGAACTTCGGGTGCCCGGTGCCCAAGGTGACGCGCAAGGGTGGGGGATCCGCGCTGCCGTACAAGCGGCATCTGCTGCGGGCCATCCTGCGCGAGGCCGTGTCCGGGGCCGGGGATCTTCCGGTCACCATGAAGATGCGCAAGGGCATCGACGACGACCACATCACGTATCTCGACGCGGGGCGTATCGCTGTCGAGGAGGGTGTCACTGCCATCGCCTTGCACGGGCGGACCGCCGCCCAGCACTACGGCGGCACGGCCGACTGGGATGCCATCGCCCGGCTGAAGGAGCACGTCCCGGAGATTCCGGTGCTCGGGAACGGGGACATCTGGTCGGCCGAGGACGCGCTGCGGATGGTGCGGGAGACCGGGTGTGACGGGGTGGTCGTGGGCCGGGGGTGTCTGGGGCGGCCGTGGCTGTTCGCGGATCTGGTGGCGGCGTTCGAGGGGCGGGGAGGCGGTGCGCGGCCCTCGCTGCGTGAGGTGGCCGGTGTGATGGTTCGGCATGCCACGCTGCTTGGTGAGTGGATCGGTGACGAGGCCAAGGGTGTTGTCGACTTTCGTAAGCACGTGGCCTGGTATCTGAAGGGGTTCGCCGTCGGGAGCGAGATGCGTAAGCGGCTTGCCGTCACGTCGTCTCTGGAGGAACTACGGGGCGGGCTGGACGAGTTGGATCTGGACCAGGCCTGGCCCGATGGTGCCGACGGGCCTCGTGGGCGTACGTCAGGCAACAACAGGGTGGTGCTGCCGGACGGTTGGCTGAAGGACCCGTATGACTGTGCGGGGGTCGGGGAGGACGCCGAGCTGGATACGTCCGGCGGGTGA